In the genome of Blastocatellia bacterium, one region contains:
- a CDS encoding MFS transporter, whose protein sequence is MRLSQDVYLSVSYFLLWSVVGFFYPYFPLFLASLGLDGTQIGVALGILPLHTIFTPLIWGYLADRTKRRTELYVLALAGGLLANVAFLFIPSSFGIVITAMFVVGAFLPALGPMLDAITLAYVKQTGKDFGHIRHWGAFGFVASSLLMGWIIRQTHVLAMFYGLILLLAIQIPLGFTLPKIESDGQGLRSKDTIELIRDRRVLWFLGFCFLYGIGYSSYLVGYTLFLRDLRLPTNLIGAAWAFGGVTEIVLIYFSVRLYKKVGAFNMLLLCVLATMTRWTAHLFIDGVVPVFAVQALHAFTFGGFLVASQLLITEIIKPELKSTGQALFFAVFIGVGGVIGHALFGRLLDLFGTRQQFGFAAGVLVVSLLPLLVFRLYDRHRYRPATVA, encoded by the coding sequence ATGCGACTGAGTCAGGATGTGTATCTATCGGTTTCGTACTTTCTTTTATGGTCGGTTGTCGGATTCTTCTATCCTTATTTTCCGTTATTTCTGGCGAGCCTCGGCCTGGACGGCACACAGATTGGGGTCGCTCTAGGCATCCTGCCGCTGCACACGATTTTTACTCCGCTAATCTGGGGCTATCTGGCTGACCGAACGAAGCGGCGTACCGAGCTATACGTGCTGGCGCTTGCAGGCGGGTTGCTGGCCAACGTCGCCTTTTTGTTCATCCCCAGCAGTTTTGGTATTGTGATCACGGCTATGTTTGTGGTGGGCGCATTTCTGCCGGCGCTAGGCCCGATGCTGGATGCCATCACGCTCGCCTACGTCAAGCAAACCGGAAAAGACTTCGGTCACATTCGTCACTGGGGCGCATTCGGCTTCGTGGCCAGCTCGTTGCTGATGGGGTGGATCATTAGGCAGACGCACGTGCTGGCCATGTTCTACGGACTGATTCTCCTGTTGGCGATTCAAATCCCCCTTGGTTTCACGCTGCCGAAGATCGAAAGCGATGGTCAGGGGCTTCGCTCCAAAGATACGATAGAGCTGATTCGAGACCGCCGGGTGCTTTGGTTTCTCGGTTTTTGTTTCCTATACGGCATCGGTTACTCCTCATACTTGGTGGGCTACACGCTCTTTCTAAGAGACCTGCGACTGCCGACAAACTTGATCGGCGCGGCGTGGGCGTTCGGCGGCGTTACCGAAATCGTGTTGATCTATTTCTCGGTGCGCTTATACAAAAAAGTCGGCGCGTTCAACATGCTGTTGCTTTGTGTGCTGGCGACGATGACGCGGTGGACGGCGCACCTGTTCATTGACGGGGTTGTGCCTGTTTTCGCTGTTCAGGCGCTACATGCTTTCACATTTGGCGGTTTTCTGGTGGCGTCGCAACTGCTCATCACGGAGATCATCAAGCCCGAACTGAAGAGCACTGGGCAGGCGCTTTTCTTTGCTGTCTTCATTGGCGTGGGCGGAGTGATTGGCCATGCGCTGTTCGGACGGTTGTTGGACCTGTTTGGGACGCGACAGCAATTCGGCTTCGCAGCCGGGGTACTGGTGGTGAGCTTGCTTCCGCTACTGGTCTTCCGGCTCTACGATCGGCATCGCTACAGACCGGCAACGGTTGCATGA